The Hymenobacter sp. DG01 genome has a segment encoding these proteins:
- a CDS encoding S8 family serine peptidase: MRFCITFLVLFAAGSLLAGTAAPATPTPPASRYWVTFRDKAGQQFRPGTYFSPAAQARRRRQHLPAADSTDFPVRPDYLARVRAATATVTLVSRWFNAVACRATPSQVARLRQLPGVRSVTAWPEEVLVPAAHAPAAAGGPLTAADRSLARRQTASLGAPDFRQARLNGRGLRIAIFDVGFTGADRHPAFAHLRRRGAIVATYDFLRRTPAVYQGGSHGTEVLSCIAGRLPDSTRLGLGEGAEFLLARTEQMHREKYAEEEAWLAAAEWADRNGADIINSSLGYTTRRYFPEQMNGRTSLVARAAELAVRKGMLVVNAAGNDGDDPQWRTVGTPADGDSVLAVGGIDPDTYLHLDFSSYGPAPGGQRLKPNVAAFGVVIAAAPGGYVRTEGTSFASPLVAGFAACVWQQQRHLTAMQLFARLQESASLHPYFDYAHGYGLPRAAFFTRPTPAEAPVSFDIVRQDSVLAVIIREEAARIPARTLPLFADSVRAVTQPADPAVAAVGQEQPHPAAPASAELVPATPPAYLYWQLINQAGQLLRYEVLDVQQRAVLRVPLHLLRPGYAVRVHYRGYTKSYLAP, translated from the coding sequence TTGCGTTTCTGTATCACGTTTTTGGTCCTGTTTGCGGCGGGTAGCCTGCTGGCAGGTACTGCCGCCCCGGCGACACCCACTCCGCCCGCCAGCCGCTACTGGGTTACCTTCCGCGACAAAGCGGGGCAGCAGTTTCGGCCCGGTACGTATTTCAGCCCCGCCGCTCAGGCCCGCCGCCGCCGCCAGCACCTGCCCGCCGCCGACAGCACCGATTTTCCGGTACGCCCCGACTACCTGGCCCGGGTTAGGGCGGCCACCGCTACGGTCACGCTGGTCAGCCGCTGGTTTAATGCTGTGGCCTGCCGCGCTACCCCCAGCCAGGTGGCCCGCCTGCGCCAGCTGCCAGGGGTTCGCTCCGTAACGGCCTGGCCCGAAGAGGTGCTGGTGCCGGCCGCCCACGCGCCGGCCGCGGCCGGCGGGCCGCTCACCGCCGCCGACCGCTCGTTGGCCCGGCGGCAGACGGCCAGCCTGGGGGCTCCTGATTTCCGGCAGGCCCGCCTGAACGGGCGCGGGCTGCGCATTGCCATTTTCGATGTGGGCTTTACCGGGGCCGACCGACACCCGGCTTTCGCGCATCTGCGCCGCCGCGGGGCCATTGTGGCTACCTACGATTTTCTGCGCCGCACCCCCGCCGTGTACCAGGGCGGCAGCCACGGCACCGAAGTTCTGTCCTGCATTGCCGGCCGTCTGCCCGACAGCACCCGTCTGGGGCTGGGGGAGGGGGCCGAGTTTCTGCTGGCGCGTACCGAGCAGATGCACCGCGAGAAGTACGCCGAAGAAGAAGCCTGGCTGGCCGCCGCCGAGTGGGCCGACCGCAACGGAGCCGACATCATTAACTCGTCGTTGGGCTATACTACCCGCCGCTATTTTCCGGAGCAGATGAATGGGCGCACCAGCCTGGTAGCCCGGGCCGCCGAGCTGGCTGTGCGCAAAGGCATGTTGGTAGTAAACGCCGCCGGCAACGACGGCGACGACCCGCAGTGGCGCACCGTAGGTACCCCCGCCGATGGCGACTCCGTGCTGGCCGTGGGCGGCATTGACCCCGACACGTATCTGCACCTTGATTTCAGCAGCTACGGCCCCGCTCCGGGAGGGCAGCGGCTGAAACCCAACGTAGCGGCCTTTGGGGTGGTAATAGCCGCTGCGCCCGGCGGCTACGTGCGCACGGAGGGTACCTCCTTTGCCAGTCCGCTGGTGGCCGGCTTTGCGGCCTGCGTCTGGCAGCAGCAGCGCCACCTGACGGCCATGCAGCTGTTCGCCCGGCTCCAGGAGTCGGCGTCGTTGCATCCTTACTTTGATTATGCCCACGGCTACGGTCTGCCCCGGGCAGCATTCTTTACCCGACCTACCCCCGCCGAGGCCCCGGTTTCTTTTGATATAGTGCGCCAGGACTCGGTGCTGGCCGTGATAATCCGGGAAGAAGCCGCCCGCATACCCGCGCGCACCCTACCCCTGTTCGCCGACTCGGTGCGGGCCGTGACGCAGCCAGCAGACCCGGCCGTAGCGGCCGTTGGACAGGAGCAGCCCCACCCGGCGGCCCCTGCTTCCGCTGAGCTGGTGCCGGCTACCCCGCCCGCCTACCTATACTGGCAACTAATAAACCAGGCGGGCCAGCTGCTGCGCTACGAAGTGCTGGATGTGCAGCAACGCGCGGTACTGCGGGTGCCGCTGCACCTGTTGCGCCCCGGCTACGCCGTGCGGGTGCATTACCGGGGGTACACTAAAAGCTACCTTGCGCCATGA
- a CDS encoding OmpA family protein, with protein MLISLYGAALLTTAGCVSQKKYTALQTQYAESSKAREQLQAEKSALQEEKNRSEEALRTSLLTKNQQVNQLNASLSGAQQENTQLSADLRGKEQRIAEMQRILDQKDAAVKALRQKVGDALLGFNAQDLQVNVRNGKVYVSLSEQLLFKSGSTKVDPKGQEALSKLAAALKGNQDVNVLVEGHTDTVPIAKGTPGMRDNWDLSVLRATEITRILTQAGLPASQVTPSGRAQYVPVAQNDTPANKALNRRTEIILTPKLDELFQILEQN; from the coding sequence GTGCTAATTTCCTTATATGGTGCGGCGCTGCTGACCACTGCGGGTTGCGTATCGCAAAAAAAATACACGGCGCTGCAAACCCAATACGCGGAGTCGAGCAAGGCACGCGAGCAGCTACAGGCAGAAAAAAGCGCACTGCAGGAAGAAAAAAACCGGAGCGAAGAAGCTCTGCGCACCAGCTTATTAACCAAAAATCAACAGGTAAATCAGCTGAACGCCAGTTTGAGCGGGGCGCAGCAGGAAAATACCCAGCTTTCTGCCGATCTGCGCGGGAAAGAACAGCGCATAGCCGAAATGCAGCGCATTCTTGACCAGAAAGACGCGGCGGTAAAAGCCCTGCGCCAGAAAGTAGGCGACGCCCTGCTCGGATTTAATGCGCAGGACCTGCAGGTAAATGTGCGCAACGGTAAAGTATATGTTTCCCTTTCCGAGCAATTACTATTTAAATCGGGCTCCACGAAAGTAGATCCGAAAGGACAGGAAGCCCTAAGTAAGCTGGCGGCGGCCCTGAAAGGAAACCAGGACGTGAATGTGCTGGTGGAAGGCCATACCGACACGGTACCCATTGCCAAAGGCACCCCGGGCATGCGCGACAACTGGGACCTGAGCGTGCTACGGGCCACTGAAATTACCCGTATTCTGACCCAGGCGGGCCTACCGGCCTCCCAGGTTACCCCTTCCGGCCGGGCGCAGTACGTACCCGTAGCGCAAAACGACACACCCGCCAACAAAGCCCTGAACCGGCGCACGGAAATAATCCTGACTCCAAAACTCGACGAGCTGTTTCAAATTCTGGAGCAAAACTAA
- a CDS encoding 2'-5' RNA ligase family protein — translation MNLYLVALLPPEPIRREVWDLKQEVHQRTGSRNAINLPAHITLVPPLRQPPAFEAATVAALRAFVPTQSACLIGLENFAWFQRRTLYVHVSRPAAVQALHQALYAWCATHLPAVPAPTRPFVPHVTLATRDLPPDMTAALYEEFKQRTYAASASWHELVLFRHDGRKWQSRETLHLPPDTATPE, via the coding sequence ATGAATCTGTACCTCGTCGCTCTGCTGCCGCCTGAGCCCATCCGCCGCGAGGTATGGGACCTGAAACAGGAAGTGCACCAGCGGACGGGCAGCCGCAACGCCATTAACCTGCCTGCTCACATTACCCTGGTGCCTCCCCTGCGCCAGCCGCCGGCCTTCGAGGCAGCGACGGTGGCGGCCCTGCGCGCGTTTGTCCCTACGCAGTCGGCCTGCCTTATCGGGCTTGAGAATTTCGCGTGGTTTCAGCGGCGCACGTTGTACGTGCACGTATCGCGGCCCGCTGCCGTGCAGGCGCTCCACCAGGCCCTGTATGCGTGGTGCGCCACCCACCTACCCGCCGTGCCGGCCCCAACCCGTCCGTTTGTGCCACACGTAACGCTGGCCACCCGCGACCTGCCCCCCGACATGACGGCCGCGCTGTACGAGGAATTTAAGCAGCGCACCTACGCCGCCTCGGCTAGCTGGCACGAGCTGGTATTATTTCGGCACGATGGGCGCAAGTGGCAGTCCCGCGAAACGCTGCACCTGCCACCCGATACTGCTACCCCCGAATAA
- a CDS encoding M28 family peptidase, translating into MLTSFRRLTLGALVLLAPAGAATAQTATSKIDSVVIRKIYDEALARGQSYENLRYLTTRIGGRLSGSPQAEQAVQWGKTVMEKMGLDRVYLQEVMVPHWVRGAKEKAQVKSSKGKALNLNVCALGGSVGTNGKLKAQVVEVQSLQELAGLPAEKVKGKIVFFNRPMNPLYIETGRAYGEAGDQRRSGAIEAAKRGAVGALVRSLSLAHDDFPHTGTMSYNDQVAKVPAAAVSTNGADELSHLLRADPGLTVELEMSCQQLPEVKSYNVVGEIKGSKYPDEIITVGGHLDSWDLAQGAHDDGTGCTQSMEVLRLLKATGLRPERTIRAVLFMNEENGVRGGNKYAELAKAAGEKHLAAMESDGGGFTPRGFNIEADPATVRKVQQWQPLFVPYGSAEFSAGHAGTDIGPLKSQAKALIGYECDSQRYFDIHHTAADTFDKVNRRELELGGASMAALVYLLSKYGL; encoded by the coding sequence ATGCTCACTTCTTTCCGCCGCCTCACCCTGGGGGCTTTGGTTCTGCTAGCCCCTGCCGGGGCCGCAACGGCTCAAACGGCCACTTCCAAAATCGACTCCGTTGTCATTCGTAAAATCTACGACGAAGCCCTGGCCCGCGGGCAGAGCTACGAGAATCTTCGCTACCTCACTACCCGCATTGGGGGGCGTCTGAGTGGGTCGCCGCAGGCCGAGCAGGCTGTACAGTGGGGCAAAACGGTAATGGAAAAGATGGGCCTCGACCGGGTGTATCTGCAGGAGGTGATGGTACCGCACTGGGTGCGTGGAGCCAAGGAAAAAGCACAGGTGAAAAGCTCTAAGGGTAAAGCCCTCAACCTGAATGTGTGCGCCCTGGGCGGCTCTGTCGGGACCAACGGCAAGCTGAAGGCGCAAGTGGTGGAGGTGCAGAGCCTGCAGGAGTTGGCTGGGCTGCCCGCCGAAAAGGTGAAGGGCAAAATTGTGTTTTTCAACCGCCCCATGAACCCCCTCTACATTGAAACCGGCCGCGCCTACGGCGAAGCCGGCGACCAGCGCCGCAGCGGGGCCATTGAGGCCGCCAAGCGTGGGGCCGTGGGTGCCCTGGTACGCAGCCTCAGCCTGGCCCACGATGATTTCCCGCACACCGGTACCATGAGCTACAACGACCAGGTAGCCAAAGTGCCGGCCGCGGCCGTCAGCACCAACGGGGCCGATGAGCTCAGCCACCTGCTCAGGGCCGACCCCGGCCTGACCGTGGAGCTGGAAATGAGCTGCCAGCAGCTGCCTGAGGTGAAAAGCTACAACGTGGTCGGGGAAATCAAGGGCTCGAAGTACCCCGACGAAATCATTACCGTGGGCGGCCACCTCGACTCCTGGGACCTGGCCCAGGGTGCCCACGACGACGGCACGGGCTGCACCCAGAGCATGGAAGTGCTGCGTCTGCTGAAAGCCACGGGCCTGCGCCCCGAGCGCACCATCCGGGCGGTACTGTTCATGAACGAGGAAAACGGGGTGCGCGGCGGCAACAAGTACGCTGAGCTGGCCAAAGCCGCCGGCGAAAAGCACCTGGCTGCTATGGAGTCGGATGGGGGTGGGTTCACGCCCCGGGGCTTCAACATTGAGGCCGACCCGGCCACCGTGCGCAAGGTGCAGCAGTGGCAGCCCTTGTTTGTGCCCTACGGCAGCGCCGAGTTTTCGGCGGGCCACGCAGGCACCGACATCGGCCCCCTGAAAAGCCAGGCCAAAGCCCTGATTGGCTACGAGTGCGACTCTCAGCGCTACTTCGACATCCACCATACCGCCGCCGATACCTTCGATAAGGTGAATCGCCGCGAACTGGAGCTGGGTGGGGCCAGTATGGCCGCGCTGGTGTACCTGTTGAGCAAATACGGCCTGTAG
- a CDS encoding histidine phosphatase family protein — translation MLTRIPLFLRPWLLSVLVLLVAAGCASVDHKVGPRPTSPTVVYVVRHGEKETTPGLQDPPLTAAGQQRAQALADTLRKASVEAVFSTATTRTRSTAAPLAAARSLTVQPYDAGQLAALATRIRREYRGKTLVVVGHSNTILETVEALGAKRPVPTVQDNEYDYLLEVRIPADTTQAATAVARRYGAAAGR, via the coding sequence ATGCTGACTCGCATACCCTTATTCTTACGGCCCTGGCTGCTCTCGGTGCTGGTACTACTCGTGGCGGCTGGCTGTGCCTCTGTAGATCATAAGGTAGGGCCCCGCCCGACATCCCCAACGGTGGTGTACGTGGTGCGCCACGGCGAAAAGGAAACCACCCCCGGCCTGCAGGACCCGCCACTCACGGCCGCCGGGCAGCAGCGTGCCCAGGCCCTGGCCGATACCCTGCGCAAAGCATCGGTAGAGGCAGTATTTTCCACAGCCACTACGCGCACACGCAGCACGGCCGCACCGCTGGCGGCGGCCCGCTCGCTTACGGTGCAGCCCTACGATGCCGGTCAGCTGGCCGCGTTGGCTACTCGTATCCGCCGCGAGTACCGGGGGAAGACGCTTGTGGTGGTAGGTCACTCCAATACCATTCTGGAAACGGTAGAGGCCCTGGGAGCCAAACGCCCGGTGCCCACCGTGCAGGACAATGAGTACGACTACCTGCTGGAGGTGCGCATTCCCGCCGATACCACCCAGGCCGCCACAGCCGTAGCCCGGCGCTACGGAGCCGCCGCTGGCCGCTAG
- a CDS encoding DUF1028 domain-containing protein, protein MKRLTYLLPLLLSLLARPAAAQVYTAADPLAHTYSIVARDPQTGDLAVAVQSHWFSVGTSVSWAEAGVGAVATQSFTNKSFGPRGLALLKSGKTAQEALDGLLRTDEGRDVRQVAIIDNQGRVATHTGSKCIDMAGHQQGAQFSVQANMMLTGTVPAAMAKAYEQNAKLPFAERVVSALEAAQAAGGDIRGRQSAALLVVRGKPGAGIWEDRAIDLRVDDAAQPLQELSRLLRLHRAYEHMNAGDLAVEKNDVPGAIREYEAAEKLFPQNLEMKYWHAISLANKQQVPQAIKLLGPIFRQDANWRTLTQRLPKVGLLTVSDAELKQILAAK, encoded by the coding sequence ATGAAACGACTTACCTACCTGCTTCCCCTACTGCTGAGTTTGCTGGCCCGCCCCGCTGCCGCCCAGGTATATACCGCCGCCGATCCGCTGGCCCATACTTACAGCATTGTGGCCCGCGACCCCCAAACCGGCGACCTGGCCGTGGCCGTACAAAGCCACTGGTTTTCTGTAGGCACCAGCGTCAGCTGGGCCGAAGCCGGGGTGGGGGCGGTGGCTACCCAGTCCTTCACCAACAAATCCTTCGGGCCGCGTGGCCTGGCCTTGCTGAAAAGCGGCAAAACCGCCCAGGAGGCCCTCGATGGGCTGCTGCGCACCGATGAGGGCCGCGACGTGCGCCAAGTAGCCATCATTGATAACCAGGGCCGCGTAGCCACCCACACCGGCAGTAAATGCATTGACATGGCCGGCCACCAACAGGGCGCGCAGTTCTCGGTGCAGGCCAACATGATGCTCACGGGCACGGTGCCCGCCGCCATGGCCAAGGCCTACGAGCAGAACGCGAAGCTGCCCTTCGCCGAGCGGGTCGTATCGGCGCTGGAGGCAGCTCAGGCCGCAGGCGGCGACATTCGGGGGCGGCAGTCGGCGGCCCTGCTGGTGGTGCGGGGCAAACCCGGCGCCGGCATCTGGGAAGATCGGGCCATTGATTTGCGGGTGGATGATGCCGCCCAGCCCCTGCAGGAGCTCAGCCGCCTGCTGCGCCTGCACCGCGCCTACGAGCACATGAACGCCGGCGACCTGGCCGTGGAGAAAAACGACGTGCCCGGCGCCATCCGGGAGTATGAGGCGGCCGAAAAGCTGTTTCCCCAGAACCTGGAAATGAAGTACTGGCACGCCATCAGCCTGGCCAACAAGCAGCAGGTGCCCCAGGCCATTAAGCTGCTGGGCCCTATCTTCCGGCAGGATGCCAACTGGCGCACGCTAACCCAGCGCCTACCCAAAGTAGGCCTGCTCACCGTCAGCGACGCCGAGCTGAAGCAGATTCTGGCGGCTAAGTAA
- a CDS encoding T9SS type A sorting domain-containing protein produces MLRKLPLLLAGAVGLTASAHAQTVTNITEIITDYGGFWQSSAAAPNPVLPDNSHDLLAFEVNGTRFSTGVDDALLTSRGIQFVPGDFRALPVAAINSTLSSNTKIGVGALYDGVANGASNPAPANGLATYLRDGRKGLNLGTGAANIPRGTLTFEVSAITTGGVGDRVPDVVVTQFADPSDSQDQYQFTDENDNVIGNTVTVVFTSIPPVGDWVADFYEASQTPMRLEAGFTQTNRQLRLWTADLSAFGITSTNASQIRKFKVLLSGNSDVAFVAYNSQTATVTNPLPVQLVSFGGQATPTGTDLTWQTSQELNSAAFEVEASPDGRTFQTVGRVAAAGTSAQARRYSFRHTTSGTSTRYYRLRQLDLDGSSTHSAVLTLTVPPHHRPAVRVTAAPNPFGATLQLRLSPTEALPTHGSVRLTTLAGRVLYQQDISELLRQSVVDLPGLPALPAGVYMAQVVLDGHTTVLKLVRE; encoded by the coding sequence ATGCTCCGAAAGTTACCCTTGCTCCTGGCCGGAGCGGTAGGCCTCACGGCCTCGGCCCACGCCCAGACGGTTACCAACATCACCGAAATTATTACCGATTACGGCGGCTTCTGGCAAAGCTCAGCGGCCGCGCCCAACCCTGTGTTGCCCGATAACTCACACGATTTGCTGGCGTTTGAAGTTAACGGAACGCGCTTTTCTACCGGCGTTGATGACGCCCTGCTCACTAGCCGGGGTATTCAGTTTGTTCCCGGCGACTTCCGGGCCCTACCCGTGGCCGCTATCAACAGCACCCTCAGCAGCAACACCAAAATTGGGGTGGGCGCCCTCTATGATGGGGTCGCCAACGGGGCCAGCAACCCGGCGCCCGCCAACGGCCTGGCTACCTACCTGCGCGACGGGCGCAAGGGCCTGAACCTGGGCACCGGCGCGGCTAACATTCCTAGGGGCACCCTGACCTTTGAGGTGAGTGCCATTACCACGGGTGGTGTGGGCGACCGGGTGCCGGACGTGGTGGTGACCCAGTTCGCGGACCCCTCCGACTCCCAGGACCAGTATCAGTTCACGGATGAGAATGACAACGTTATCGGCAACACGGTAACGGTGGTGTTTACCAGCATTCCGCCTGTTGGCGACTGGGTAGCCGATTTCTATGAGGCCTCTCAGACGCCCATGCGACTGGAGGCGGGCTTCACCCAAACCAACCGGCAGCTGCGCCTTTGGACCGCCGATTTAAGTGCTTTCGGCATTACCAGCACTAACGCCAGCCAGATCCGGAAGTTTAAGGTGCTGCTCAGTGGCAACAGCGACGTGGCCTTCGTAGCCTATAACTCCCAGACGGCCACCGTAACCAATCCGCTGCCCGTACAGCTGGTGAGCTTTGGCGGGCAGGCCACTCCCACCGGCACCGACCTGACCTGGCAAACCTCCCAGGAGCTTAACTCGGCGGCTTTCGAGGTGGAAGCCAGCCCCGACGGGCGCACGTTCCAGACCGTGGGGCGGGTAGCCGCTGCGGGCACCTCGGCCCAGGCCCGGCGCTATAGCTTCCGGCACACCACCAGCGGTACAAGTACCCGCTACTACCGCCTGCGCCAGCTGGACCTGGATGGCAGCAGCACGCATTCGGCGGTCCTGACGCTGACCGTGCCGCCCCACCACCGCCCGGCGGTGCGCGTAACGGCCGCCCCTAACCCGTTCGGTGCTACCCTGCAGCTGCGGCTAAGCCCCACCGAAGCACTGCCTACTCACGGCTCGGTGCGGCTGACTACCTTGGCCGGCCGCGTGCTGTACCAGCAGGACATCAGCGAGCTGCTCCGCCAATCCGTCGTAGATCTGCCGGGGCTGCCGGCATTGCCCGCCGGTGTGTACATGGCTCAGGTTGTGCTCGATGGCCACACTACCGTCCTGAAGCTGGTGCGCGAATAA
- a CDS encoding TIGR04283 family arsenosugar biosynthesis glycosyltransferase codes for MDPTPPLISIIIPAYNEAAGIGRLVTWLHTQVAGTAEVLVVDAASPDGTAAAAQATGARVLQSPRRGRAAQLNYGARQATGQILYFLHADTYPPAGFPALIRQAVAAGAGSGCFRLQFDHPHWFLRLNAWFTRFDVDLIRFGDQSLFVRRDVFERAGGYRQELVVMEDQEIIGRLRRYGAFRVLPQAVVTSARKYLENGVYRLQLVFTLIAVLHWLGASQTQLVSLYRYLIRQDKV; via the coding sequence TTGGACCCCACGCCTCCGTTGATCAGTATTATTATTCCGGCTTACAACGAGGCCGCCGGCATTGGCCGGCTGGTGACGTGGCTGCACACCCAAGTGGCCGGGACAGCGGAAGTACTGGTAGTGGATGCCGCCAGCCCCGATGGCACCGCCGCCGCTGCCCAGGCCACCGGCGCCCGGGTGCTGCAAAGCCCACGGCGCGGCCGGGCTGCCCAGCTCAACTACGGCGCCCGGCAGGCTACCGGCCAGATTCTGTACTTCCTGCACGCCGATACCTACCCTCCGGCCGGCTTTCCGGCGCTCATCCGGCAGGCCGTGGCTGCTGGTGCGGGCAGCGGCTGCTTCCGCCTGCAGTTCGATCATCCGCACTGGTTTCTGCGCCTCAACGCCTGGTTTACCCGCTTCGATGTGGACCTGATCCGCTTCGGCGACCAGAGCCTGTTTGTGCGCCGCGACGTGTTTGAGCGGGCCGGCGGCTACCGCCAGGAGCTGGTGGTGATGGAAGACCAGGAAATCATTGGGCGGCTGCGGCGCTACGGGGCGTTTCGGGTGCTGCCCCAGGCCGTGGTAACCTCGGCGCGCAAGTACCTGGAAAACGGCGTGTATCGCCTGCAGCTGGTGTTTACTCTCATTGCCGTGCTGCACTGGCTGGGCGCCTCGCAGACTCAGCTGGTGAGCCTCTACCGCTACCTCATCCGGCAGGACAAAGTGTAA
- a CDS encoding response regulator transcription factor: MHVLIVEDEKSLHQEIRQFLLQSQYLTDSAYTYAEASEKIFVNSYDFVLLDLGLPGGDGLDLLREARQNERQEASFIILTARGAIDDRVKGLDLGADDYLPKPFSLLELQSRMQAIMRRKFGLKRQELTFGQGFELDATGRTLRYHDQDVTLTKKEFDLLHYLLLHKNRVLTRLQLGEHLWGNVLEDDSDSNYIDVHIKNIRKKLAQFAPTDFLETVRGIGYRVTDAN, translated from the coding sequence ATGCACGTGCTCATTGTTGAAGACGAAAAAAGTCTGCACCAGGAAATCCGGCAATTTTTGCTTCAGTCGCAGTACCTCACCGATTCGGCTTACACCTACGCTGAGGCCTCGGAGAAAATCTTTGTAAACAGCTATGACTTTGTGTTGCTCGACCTGGGCCTGCCCGGCGGCGACGGCCTGGATTTGCTGCGGGAAGCCCGCCAGAACGAGCGTCAGGAAGCCTCATTCATCATCCTGACGGCCCGTGGCGCCATCGACGACCGGGTGAAGGGCCTGGACCTGGGGGCCGATGACTACCTGCCCAAGCCGTTTTCATTGCTGGAGCTGCAAAGCCGGATGCAAGCCATTATGCGCCGCAAATTCGGGCTGAAGCGCCAGGAGCTAACCTTTGGGCAGGGGTTTGAACTGGATGCCACCGGCCGCACCCTGCGCTACCACGACCAGGATGTAACTCTGACCAAGAAGGAGTTCGATCTGCTGCACTACCTGCTGCTGCACAAAAACCGGGTGCTCACGCGCCTGCAGCTAGGCGAGCATCTTTGGGGCAACGTGCTGGAAGACGACTCCGACTCCAATTACATCGATGTGCACATCAAGAACATCCGCAAGAAGCTCGCCCAGTTCGCCCCTACAGACTTCCTGGAAACCGTCCGCGGCATTGGCTATCGAGTAACTGACGCCAATTAA
- a CDS encoding cell wall metabolism sensor histidine kinase WalK, which yields MRLEAKLALFNALSKLLLVLLGTVVIPPIVSRVAVLHTDQRLLEKQAEVVQLIHRNGISAFVQGEAYADYNILKQEYITLTPLPASAGTATRRPRIFNEQRQVDNEIEDFRILSEQFTEAGRHYRLEIGSSLATVELLTDTLRRMALWVLVIGAALTIVTDAAFAHYLLRPLRQLIRRKLHGVHHPSAYSYAPLDTDTTDFRRLDDSLSEMMSKIQSAFEKEREFMSNVSHELLTPVSILQSRFENMLQDPTLGHAHSLKIVDSQKTLYRLRNTVKTLLLIANIENEQYLREDTVSVAGVLAEVTNELEDRLTQRELQLEQDLRPDYVLAKANRTLLFTLLFNLISNAIKYNRWGGSIVVQGRPGPQGGYVLCVTDRGPGIAPEHLPHLFDRFRRFQAGASAPEGYGLGLPIAKTIAEFHKIELTVESEVGKGTTFGLHFP from the coding sequence ATGCGCCTGGAAGCAAAGCTGGCCCTATTTAATGCCTTGTCGAAGCTGCTGCTGGTGCTGCTCGGAACGGTGGTGATTCCGCCCATCGTGAGCCGGGTCGCGGTGCTGCACACCGATCAGCGCCTGCTGGAAAAGCAGGCCGAAGTGGTGCAGCTAATTCACCGCAACGGCATTTCGGCCTTCGTGCAGGGCGAGGCCTACGCCGACTACAACATCCTGAAGCAAGAGTACATCACCCTGACGCCCCTGCCCGCCAGCGCCGGTACGGCCACCCGGCGCCCGCGCATTTTCAACGAGCAGCGGCAGGTGGACAATGAAATTGAGGATTTTCGCATTCTGAGCGAGCAGTTTACCGAGGCCGGCCGCCACTACCGGCTGGAAATTGGCTCCTCGCTGGCCACCGTGGAGCTGCTCACCGATACGCTGCGGCGCATGGCTCTGTGGGTGCTGGTGATTGGGGCCGCCCTGACCATCGTGACGGATGCCGCCTTTGCCCACTACCTGCTCCGGCCCCTGCGGCAGCTGATCCGGCGCAAGCTTCACGGCGTGCATCACCCCTCGGCCTATTCCTACGCCCCCCTCGACACGGATACCACCGATTTCCGCCGCCTCGATGACAGCCTCAGCGAGATGATGAGCAAGATTCAGTCGGCATTTGAGAAGGAGCGGGAGTTTATGTCGAACGTGTCGCATGAGCTGCTCACGCCGGTCAGCATTTTGCAGTCCAGGTTTGAGAACATGCTTCAGGACCCCACCCTGGGCCACGCGCACTCCCTGAAAATCGTGGATTCGCAGAAAACGCTTTACCGCCTGCGCAACACGGTAAAAACCCTGCTGCTCATCGCCAATATTGAAAACGAGCAGTACCTGCGCGAAGACACCGTATCGGTGGCGGGCGTGCTGGCCGAGGTAACCAATGAGCTGGAGGACCGCCTGACCCAGCGGGAGCTGCAGCTGGAGCAGGACCTGCGCCCCGACTACGTGCTGGCCAAGGCCAACCGCACGCTGCTGTTCACGCTGTTGTTTAACCTGATCAGCAACGCCATTAAGTACAACCGCTGGGGCGGCAGCATTGTGGTGCAAGGCCGCCCCGGCCCCCAGGGCGGCTACGTGCTGTGCGTAACCGATAGGGGCCCCGGCATTGCCCCCGAGCACCTCCCCCACCTCTTCGACCGGTTCCGGCGGTTTCAGGCCGGCGCCTCGGCGCCGGAGGGCTACGGACTGGGCTTGCCCATTGCCAAAACCATTGCCGAGTTCCACAAAATTGAGCTTACGGTGGAGTCGGAGGTAGGCAAGGGCACCACGTTTGGGCTGCATTTCCCCTGA